A genomic stretch from Rhineura floridana isolate rRhiFlo1 chromosome 18, rRhiFlo1.hap2, whole genome shotgun sequence includes:
- the TMEM269 gene encoding transmembrane protein 269 isoform X1: protein MWIVSPPSGIYQYTKKLFLSEQAGRAQVVEFMRKNVANSISMANLVMGLSSVLCSLNGQYHYACWLVLIGFLLDLADGAVARQLNACSALGAKLDDFADFTSFGLATALLLQAHGILDGLLVIVYVLAVFTRLCFFSSGIPFMYRGLPCPYGASVLAATYLLTGGNLVVMRIIAMVMILFMVDQGFYPHDKVLESQSWKKAIFAGGILMVMFSASHFASLYYLIWSTSYIFFPTALWSHKV, encoded by the exons GTATATATCAGTACACCAAGAAGCTGTTCCTGAGTGAGCAGGCTGGCCGGGCGCAGGTGGTGGAGTTCATGCGCAAGAATGTCGCCAATTCCATCTCCATGGCCAACCTCGTTATGGGCCTCTCCTCTGTCCTCTGTAGCCTGAATGG GCAATATCATTATGCGTGCTGGCtggtcctgattggattcctgctTGACCTTGCAGATGGTGCTGTTGCCAGGCAGCTGAATGCTTGTTCTGCTTTGG GTGCCAAGCTGGATGATTTCGCTGACTTTACCTCATTTGGCCTGGCCACCGCCCTCCTCCTACAAGCCCATGGAATCCTCGACGGGCTGCTGGTGATCGTGTACGTGCTGGCTGTCTTCACGCGCCTGTGCTTCTTCTCCAGCG GGATCCCTTTCATGTATCGGGGGCTGCCCTGCCCTTACGGAGCATCTGTGCTGGCGGCCACCTACCTCCTAACTGGGGGCAACCTGGTGGTGATGCGCATCATTGCCATGGTGATGATTCTGTTCATGGTGGACCAGGGCTTCTACCCTCACGACAAGGTGCTGGAGTCCCAGTCTTGGAAGAAAGCCATCTTTGCAGGAG GAATTCTGATGGTGATGTTTTCTGCCTCCCACTTTGCTTCGCTATACTATCTGATTTGGTCCACATCGTACATCTTCTTTCCTACGGCCCTGTGGAGCCATAAAGTCTAA
- the TRIM62 gene encoding E3 ubiquitin-protein ligase TRIM62, with amino-acid sequence MGAAVQRHLEGHAGSLPRARPVPVLSLLSRPAGEGSLCPPRKAERPPARPRSLVASPPSSSFSSRCWAQGGAEGGEEEEEAEAATKAKPPLHPSRPAGGPAERPRRRLLLCASEARPPVGGGRGSCGRAMASGPSCSLKDELLCSICLSIYQDPVSFGCEHYFCRRCITEHWSRQEAQAAPARDCPECRRTFAEPALAPSLKLANIVERYAAFPLDAILSAQQRGAAAAAFACAKEHAKVKLFCLTDRAVVCFFCDEPAVHEQHQVTSLDDAFEELQRELKEQLQTLRDSERGHTEALALLKRQLAETKSSAKSLRATIGEAFERLHRLLRERQKAMLEELEADTARTLTDIEQKMQRYSQQLRKVQEGSQILQERLAEVDKHAFLAGIASLSERLKGKIHETNLTYEDFPTSKYMGPLQYTIWKSLFQDIHPVPATLTLDPSTAHQRLILSDDCTIVAYGNLHPQPLQDSPKRFDVEVSVLGLEAFGGGVHYWEVVVSEKTQWMIGLAHEAVTRKGSIQIQPSRGFYCIVMHDGNQYSACTEPWTRLNVKSKLEKVGVFLDYDKGLLIFYNADDMSWLYTFRERFPGKLCSYFSPGQSHANGKNVQPLRINTVRI; translated from the exons atgggagctgcagttcagcgcCATCTGGAGGGACACGCAGGTTCCCTCCCCCGCGCGCGCCCGGTCCCTGTCCTTAGCCTGTTATCCCGGCCGGCAGGGGAGGGGTCGCTTTGTCCGCCAAGGAAGGCGGAGCGCCCGCCGGCCCGCCCGCGCTCACTAGTAGCATCACCTCCGTCCTCCTCCTTTTCCAGCCGCTGCTGGGCGCAGGGAGGAGCCGaaggtggagaggaggaggaggaagccgaaGCGGCGACGAAGGCGAAGCCACCTCTCCATCCCTCTCGCCCTGCAGGAGGCCCAGCCGAGCGCCcgcgccgccgcctcctcctctgCGCATCAGAGGCGAGGCCGCCTGTCGGAGGGGGACGCGGCTCCTGCGGGCGCGCCATGGCGTCGGGCCCGTCATGCAGCCTGAAGGACGAGCTGCTGTGCTCCATCTGCCTGAGCATCTACCAGGACCCGGTGAGCTTCGGCTGCGAGCACTACTTCTGCCGCCGGTGCATCACGGAGCACTGGAGCCGGCAGGAGGCGCAGGCGGCGCCCGCCCGCGACTGCCCCGAGTGCCGGCGCACCTTCGCCGAGCCGGCCCTGGCGCCCAGCCTCAAGCTGGCCAACATCGTCGAGCGCTACGCCGCCTTCCCGCTCGACGCCATCCTCAGCGCTCAGCAGCGcggcgctgccgccgccgccttcgCCTGCGCCAAGGAGCACGCCAAGGTCAAGCTCTTCTGCCTCACCGACCGCGCCGTCGTCTGCTTCTTCTGCGACGAGCCCGCCGTCCACGAGCAGCACCAGGTCACCAGCCTCGACGACGCCTTCGAGGAGCTCCAG CGGGAACTGAAGGAGCAGCTTCAGACGCTGCGGGATAGTGAGCGTGGCCACACGGAGGCCCTGGCCCTCTTGAAGCGCCAACTGGCTGAGACCAAG tCCTCTGCCAAGAGCCTGCGGGCCACAATTGGGGAGGCATTTGAGCGGCTGCATCGCCTGCTGCGTGAGCGCCAGAAGGCTATGTTGGAGGAGCTGGAGGCTGACACTGCCCGGACCCTGACGGACATCGAGCAGAAGATGCAGCGCTATAGTCAGCAGCTGCGCAAAGTGCAGGAGGGCAGCCAGATCCTCCAGGAGCGGCTGGCCGAGGTGGATAAGCACGCCTTCCTGGCTGGCATCGCATCATTGTCAGAGAG ACTCAAGGGCAAGATCCATGAAACAAACCTGACATACGAGGACTTCCCCACCTCCAAGTACATGGGACCCTTGCAGTATACCATCTGGAAATCTCTTTTCCAGGACATCCACCCAG TGCCCGCCACTCTCACGCTGGACCCCTCCACAGCTCACCAGCGCCTCATCCTGTCCGACGATTGCACCATCGTGGCCTACGGCAACCTGCACCCGCAGCCGCTCCAGGACTCCCCAAAGCGCTTTGATGTGGAGGTGTCGGTCCTGGGCTTGGAGGCCTTTGGGGGCGGGGTGCACTactgggaggtggtggtctcaGAGAAGACGCAGTGGATGATTGGCCTGGCGCACGAAGCCGTCACCCGCAAGGGCAGCATCCAAATCCAGCCCAGCCGCGGCTTCTACTGCATCGTCATGCACGACGGCAACCAGTACAGCGCCTGCACGGAACCTTGGACTCGGCTGAACGTCAAGAGCAAGCTGGAGAAGGTGGGGGTCTTCTTGGACTATGACAAGGGGCTCTTGATCTTCTACAATGCCGACGACATGTCCTGGCTTTACACCTTCCGGGAGAGGTTCCCTGGCAAGCTCTGCTCATACTTCAGCCCCGGGCAGAGCCACGCCAACGGGAAAAACGTGCAGCCACTCCGAATCAACACCGTCCGCATTTAA
- the SVBP gene encoding small vasohibin-binding protein isoform X1 has translation MLLNPCACAVFGSAAIFLRGRRRKMEPGGVRREKVPPLPPPQQATPPKIKDGPSSRLEKAKQRAAQQELKQRQRAEIYALNRVMTELEQQQFDAFCKQMQASSD, from the exons ATGCTACTTAACCCCTGCGCATGCGCCGTTTTCGGCTCGGCGGCCATCTTCCTTcgcgggaggaggaggaaaatggaGCCCGGCGGGGTCCGCCGTGAGAAGGTGCCGCCGCTCCCGCCGCCGCAGCAGGCGACCCCGCCCAAGATCAAGGACGGGCCCAGCAGCCGCCTTGAGAAGGCCAAGCAACGCGCGGCTCAGCAGGAGCTGAAGCAGCGGCAGCGGGCCGAG ATCTACGCCCTCAACCGGGTGATGACTGAACTGGAGCAACAGCAGTTTGACGCCTTCTGCAAGCAGATGCAAGCTTCCAGTGACTGA
- the SVBP gene encoding small vasohibin-binding protein isoform X2, with amino-acid sequence MLLNPCACAVFGSAAIFLRGRRRKMEPGGVRREKVPPLPPPQQATPPKIKDGPSSRLEKAKQRAAQQELKQRQRAEASNSYASKKIQ; translated from the exons ATGCTACTTAACCCCTGCGCATGCGCCGTTTTCGGCTCGGCGGCCATCTTCCTTcgcgggaggaggaggaaaatggaGCCCGGCGGGGTCCGCCGTGAGAAGGTGCCGCCGCTCCCGCCGCCGCAGCAGGCGACCCCGCCCAAGATCAAGGACGGGCCCAGCAGCCGCCTTGAGAAGGCCAAGCAACGCGCGGCTCAGCAGGAGCTGAAGCAGCGGCAGCGGGCCGAG GCTTCTAATTCGTATGCAAGCAAAAAAATCCAATGA
- the TMEM269 gene encoding transmembrane protein 269 isoform X2, producing the protein MRKNVANSISMANLVMGLSSVLCSLNGQYHYACWLVLIGFLLDLADGAVARQLNACSALGAKLDDFADFTSFGLATALLLQAHGILDGLLVIVYVLAVFTRLCFFSSGIPFMYRGLPCPYGASVLAATYLLTGGNLVVMRIIAMVMILFMVDQGFYPHDKVLESQSWKKAIFAGGILMVMFSASHFASLYYLIWSTSYIFFPTALWSHKV; encoded by the exons ATGCGCAAGAATGTCGCCAATTCCATCTCCATGGCCAACCTCGTTATGGGCCTCTCCTCTGTCCTCTGTAGCCTGAATGG GCAATATCATTATGCGTGCTGGCtggtcctgattggattcctgctTGACCTTGCAGATGGTGCTGTTGCCAGGCAGCTGAATGCTTGTTCTGCTTTGG GTGCCAAGCTGGATGATTTCGCTGACTTTACCTCATTTGGCCTGGCCACCGCCCTCCTCCTACAAGCCCATGGAATCCTCGACGGGCTGCTGGTGATCGTGTACGTGCTGGCTGTCTTCACGCGCCTGTGCTTCTTCTCCAGCG GGATCCCTTTCATGTATCGGGGGCTGCCCTGCCCTTACGGAGCATCTGTGCTGGCGGCCACCTACCTCCTAACTGGGGGCAACCTGGTGGTGATGCGCATCATTGCCATGGTGATGATTCTGTTCATGGTGGACCAGGGCTTCTACCCTCACGACAAGGTGCTGGAGTCCCAGTCTTGGAAGAAAGCCATCTTTGCAGGAG GAATTCTGATGGTGATGTTTTCTGCCTCCCACTTTGCTTCGCTATACTATCTGATTTGGTCCACATCGTACATCTTCTTTCCTACGGCCCTGTGGAGCCATAAAGTCTAA